In Elaeis guineensis isolate ETL-2024a chromosome 1, EG11, whole genome shotgun sequence, a genomic segment contains:
- the LOC105038447 gene encoding E3 ubiquitin-protein ligase PUB22-like translates to MEQVEVPSYFLCPISLEIMRDPVTLATGITYDRESIERWIFSEKHETCPATKQPLPDLELTPNHTLRRLIQAWCTANASHGIERFPTPRPPVDKAQIAALLDEAKLPRSQMNSLRKLKAIISESDRNKRCVIEAAGAVDFLASLIKESRSNEREQEQEQHVFDDGTGSTTATDEALSILYSLQISEQSLLHLIERNNGFIESLTTVLRRSNYQSRAHAMLLMKSLVLVMAPARLKKGFGKELFEEVVKVLRDQISYQATKAALRVLRELSPWGRNRVKAVEGGAVGVVIELLLLGKRETRECEMMVVVLEQLCRCAEGRAEMVGHAAGIAVVSKKLLRVSRVANERVVRILHSVARYSPTPAVLQEMKQVGAVGKLCMLLQMDCGEKAKEKAKEILRLHSKVWRNSLCLASPLLASYPY, encoded by the coding sequence ATGGAACAAGTCGAAGTCCCATCCTATTTCCTATGTCCCATCTCTCTTGAGATCATGAGAGATCCGGTGACCCTCGCCACCGGCATCACCTACGACCGCGAGAGCATCGAGCGGTGGATATTCTCCGAGAAGCATGAGACGTGTCCGGCAACCAAGCAACCATTGCCGGACCTCGAGCTCACCCCTAACCACACCCTCAGGCGTCTAATCCAGGCTTGGTGCACCGCCAATGCCTCCCATGGCATCGAACGCTTCCCGACCCCCCGCCCTCCGGTCGACAAGGCACAGATCGCCGCCCTCCTTGATGAGGCCAAGCTCCCTCGCTCCCAAATGAACTCCCTTCGCAAGCTCAAAGCGATCATCTCCGAGAGCGACCGCAACAAACGGTGCGTCATCGAGGCCGCCGGAGCGGTGGACTTCTTGGCATCACTCATAAAGGAAAGCAGATCGAACGAAagagaacaagaacaagaacaacACGTGTTCGACGATGGAACTGGATCCACGACCGCTACCGATGAAGCTCTCAGCATTCTATACTCTCTCCAAATCTCCGAacaaagccttctccatctcatcGAAAGGAATAATGGCTTCATCGAGTCGTTGACGACCGTTCTACGCCGATCGAACTATCAGTCCCGAGCTCATGCTATGCTGTTGATGAAATCTCTAGTCTTGGTGATGGCTCCGGCCCGATTGAAGAAAGGTTTCGGGAAGGAATTGTTTGAAGAGGTGGTGAAGGTGCTACGAGACCAGATATCATACCAGGCTACCAAGGCGGCACTGCGGGTTCTCAGGGAGCTCAGTCCATGGGGAAGGAATAGGGTGAAGGCGGTGGAAGGTGGTGCAGTGGGGGTGGTGATCGAGTTGCTGCTTCTTGGGAAGAGGGAGACGAGGGAATGCGAGATGATGGTGGTGGTTCTGGAGCAGCTGTGCAGGTGCGCAGAAGGGAGGGCGGAGATGGTGGGGCATGCGGCGGGGATCGCGGTGGTGTCGAAGAAGCTGCTTAGGGTTTCAAGGGTGGCGAACGAGAGGGTGGTGAGGATATTGCACTCGGTGGCGAGGTACTCACCGACACCAGCTGTGCTGCAGGAGATGAAGCAGGTGGGAGCCGTGGGAAAGCTTTGTATGTTGCTTCAGATGGACTGCGGGGAGAAGGCAAAGGAGAAGGCGAAGGAGATACTGAGGTTGCACTCCAAGGTTTGGAGGAATTCTCTTTGTTTAGCTTCTCCATTGCTGGCTTCATATCCTTattag
- the LOC105038321 gene encoding uncharacterized protein isoform X1, with translation MRTMETLQDLIEEAKVRTVCWAICVFAITYFLSHTSKSMWTNIPISILILSVFRFLSYEVELRWRVRPAHKQTFLSHLEKKQLSLDDFRLSTVPPTSRWRRKIDSPTVEAAMEEFINKILQDFVVDLWYSSITPDKEAPELIRTIILDALGEVSRRVKQINLLELLTREMVDLIGNQLDLYRKYQSEIGTDVMGTLSFEERDERLKCHLIASKELHPALLSPECEHKVLQRIVGGVLAIVLRPQEAQCPLVRCLSRELLTCLVLQPVMNLASPGYINELIEYIFLTNKDNRIGEADSDRLTNEDILAHDNNVSGGNTWIAQPESRATASNQSDVLIMAKSGGEKALASSEHGHPKTLQESSEHHIQPHAAEWAMILDAATKRRSQVLAPENLENMWTKGRNYKKKTATLMKAGTSLGYPSTVPGNVDNTVHTGNTGKGMLTNMNESTISIDDKYMVHLMQGSNNNNRSSVATNHEQHVSQDLVSMQSKEGGHFGDGSDDNARKIFEGNKGQLKRSSSTPDIETTLMGKSGESGITGFRENYSQNLSKHKEKKSSELVSKNEGSFYVPKIRCRVVGAYFEKLGSKSFAVYSIAVTDAENKTWFVKRRHAFTKTSLYRNFERLHRHLKDIPNYTLHLPPKRFLSSSIDDYFVHQRCILLDKYLQDLLSIANVAEQHEVWDFLSGSSRNYSFGKSTSVMKTLAVNVDDAVDDIVRQFKGVSDGLRRVVGSSPSHATSAPGAEKSMALPWTEEVTNKLYPGYSNIDTSHSLSDDEPHDEDRSSAVNNGWHSDNELNSKGFPPRVVKRIEESSNLDSQRSQHSDKFDRLVLNASKTSVASEIFEDPVGMPPEWTPPNVSVPLLNLVDNIFQLKQRGWLRRQVFWISKQILQLIMEDAIDDWILRQISWLRRDDVIAQGIRWVQDILWPNGTFFVKLERSQGNMDGSHFSQKPTQSTSQMYGDKVTRPGSFELQLEAARRASDVKKMILGGAPTALVSLIGRSQYRRCAKDVYYFIQSTVCVKQLAYSMLELVLVSVFPELRDLILDIHQKACNQPV, from the exons ATGAGGACGATGGAGACGTTAcaagatctgatcgaggaggccaAGGTTCGAACCGTGTGTTGGGCCATCTGCGTCTTTGCGATCACTTACTTCTTGTCGC ATACAAGTAAATCGATGTGGACAAATATTCCTATATCAATTCTCATACTTTCAGTCTTCCGGTTTCTGTCTTATGAGGTGGAGCTCCGCTGGAGGGTGCGTCCTGCCCATAAGCAAACATTTTTATCTCACTTGGAAAAGAAGCAATTATCTCTAGATGATTTTCGTCTTTCTACTGTGCCACCTACTTCAAGGTGGAGGCGGAAAATTGATTCACCCACTGTGGAGGCTGCCATGGAGGAATTCATTAACAAAATCTTGCAGGATTTTGTTGTAGATCTTTGGTATTCGTCTATTACTCCTGACAAGGAGGCTCCGGAACTTATACGTACCATCATACTTGATGCACTTGGTGAAGTATCCAGAAGAGTTAAACAGATCAACCTCCTCGAGTTGTTAACAAG GGAGATGGTTGACTTGATAGGAAACCAATTAGACCTTTACAGAAAATATCAATCAGAGATAGGCACCGATGTTATGGGAACTCTTTCCTTTGAGGAAAGAGATGAAAGGTTAAAATGCCATCTAATAGCTTCCAAGGAACTTCACCCTGCTCTGTTATCTCCGGAGTGTGAACATAAG GTTCTTCAACGTATTGTTGGAGGAGTTCTGGCAATAGTCTTGAGGCCACAAGAAGCTCAATGCCCATTAGTTCGCTGTCTCAGCAGAGAGCTGTTGACCTGCTTGGTTTTGCAACCCGTCATGAACTTGGCCAGTCCTGG TTATATCAATGAGTTGATTGAATATATATTCCTCACCAATAAAGATAACAGAATCGGAGAGGCAGACTCTGATAGATTAACCAATGAAGATATTCTTGCCCATGATAATAATGTTTCTGGAGGAAATACTTGGATTGCTCAACCTGAGTCAAGAGCTACAGCTTCTAACCAATCGGATGTTTTGATAATGGCTAAAAGTGGTGGCGAAAAAGCACTTGCTAGTTCTGAGCATGGTCATCCGAAAACATTACAGGAAAGTTCTGAGCATCATATACAGCCTCATGCAGCGGAGTGGGCAATGATACTGGATGCTGCTACAAAAAGAAGATCTCAAGTCCTTGCCCCTGAAAATCTTGAAAACATGTGGACAAAAGGAAGAAACTACAAAAAGAAGACTGCTACTCTTATGAAGGCAGGAACATCATTGGGGTATCCGAGTACTGTGCCAGGAAACGTAGATAATACTGTTCATACAGGAAACACAGGGAAGGGAATGTTGACCAATATGAATGAAAGTACTATAAGTATAGATGATAAATATATGGTTCACTTAATGCAAGGATCCAATAATAACAACCGATCAAGTGTAGCAACAAACCATGAGCAGCATGTTTCTCAAGATCTGGTTAGTATGCAATCTAAAGAGGGGGGTCATTTTGGTGATGGAAGTGATGACAATGCCAGGAAAATTTTTGAAGGTAACAAAGGTCAGCTAAAGCGATCTAGTAGCACACCTGATATCGAAACAACATTAATGGGCAAAAGTGGTGAAAGTGGGATTACTGGTTTCAGGGAGAACTATAGTCAAAACTTGAGCAAGCATAAGGAAAAGAAAAGCTCTGAATTAGTTTCCAAGAATGAAGGATCTTTCTATGTTCCAAAGATAAGGTGCCGG GTTGTTGGAGCATATTTTGAAAAGCTTGGATCTAAATCTTTTGCAGTTTATTCAATTGCTGTAACTGATGCAGAGAACAAGACCTGGTTTGTGAAAAGAAGGCATGCTTTTACCAAGACATCCCT ATACCGAAATTTTGAACGGTTGCATCGGCATCTAAAGGATATACCTAATTATACATTACATTTGCCCCCAAAGAGGTTTCTTTCATCCAGTATCGATGATTATTTTGTGCACCAGCGATGCATTCTTCTTGACAAATATTTGCAA GATCTTCTGTCAATTGCCAATGTTGCAGAGCAACATGAAGTATGGGACTTTTTAAGTGGTTCTTCAAGG aattactCTTTTGGAAAATCGACCTCAGTGATGAAAACATTAGCAG TCAATGTGGATGATGCTGTGGATGATATAGTTCGTCAATTTAAAGGGGTTTCTGATGGTCTGCGTCGTGTTGTTGGCTCGTCACCATCTCATGCAACTTCTGCCCCTGGAGCTGAAAAGAGCATGGCATTACCATGGACTGAAGAAGTGACAAATAAGCTCTATCCAGGCTATAGTAATATAGACACTTCCCATAGTTTGTCTGATGATGAACCCCATGATGAAGACCGATCTTCAGCAGTAAATAACGGATGGCACTCTGACAATGAATTAAATTCCAAAGGTTTTCCACCTCGTGTTGTCAAGCGCATTGAAGAATCTTCAAATCTGGATTCTCAGAGAAGCCAACATTCTGATAAATTTGACAGACTTGTATTAAATGCCTCAAAAACTTCAGTAGCATCTGAGATTTTTGAGGATCCGGTTGGAATGCCACCGGAG TGGACACCACCAAATGTTAGTGTGCCACTGTTGAATCTAGTTGATAACATATTCCAACTGAAACAGAGAGGTTGGCTGAG AAGACAGGTCTTTTGGATTTCAAAACAGATTTTGCAGTTAATTATGGAAGATGCAATTGATGATTGGATTCTTAGGCAAATTTCTTGGCTACGGAGGGATGATGTTATTGCACAAGGGATTCGATGGGTTCAAGAT ATTCTGTGGCCTAATGGTACATTCTTTGTAAAGTTGGAGAGAAGTCAAGGGAATATGGATGGCAGTCATTTTAGTCAGAAACCAACTCAAAGTACCAGTCAGATGTATGGTGATAAGGTGACCAGGCCAGGCTCTTTTGAGCTCCAGCTTGAGGCAGCTCGTAGAGCAAGTGATGTTAAGAAAATGATACTTG GTGGAGCTCCAACTGCATTAGTCAGCTTGATTGGGCGTAGTCAATACAGGCGGTGTGCAAAGGATGTTTATTACTTTATCCAG TCTACTGTCTGTGTTAAGCAGCTAGCATATAGCATGTTGGAGCTGGTGCTCGTTTCGGTGTTCCCAGAATTACGTGATCTAATACTTGATATACATCAGAAGGCATGTAATCAGCCAGTGTAA
- the LOC105038321 gene encoding uncharacterized protein isoform X2: MRTMETLQDLIEEAKVRTVCWAICVFAITYFLSHTSKSMWTNIPISILILSVFRFLSYEVELRWRVRPAHKQTFLSHLEKKQLSLDDFRLSTVPPTSRWRRKIDSPTVEAAMEEFINKILQDFVVDLWYSSITPDKEAPELIRTIILDALGEVSRRVKQINLLELLTREMVDLIGNQLDLYRKYQSEIGTDVMGTLSFEERDERLKCHLIASKELHPALLSPECEHKVLQRIVGGVLAIVLRPQEAQCPLVRCLSRELLTCLVLQPVMNLASPGYINELIEYIFLTNKDNRIGEADSDRLTNEDILAHDNNVSGGNTWIAQPESRATASNQSDVLIMAKSGGEKALASSEHGHPKTLQESSEHHIQPHAAEWAMILDAATKRRSQVLAPENLENMWTKGRNYKKKTATLMKAGTSLGYPSTVPGNVDNTVHTGNTGKGMLTNMNESTISIDDKYMVHLMQGSNNNNRSSVATNHEQHVSQDLVSMQSKEGGHFGDGSDDNARKIFEGNKGQLKRSSSTPDIETTLMGKSGESGITGFRENYSQNLSKHKEKKSSELVSKNEGSFYVPKIRCRVVGAYFEKLGSKSFAVYSIAVTDAENKTWFVKRRYRNFERLHRHLKDIPNYTLHLPPKRFLSSSIDDYFVHQRCILLDKYLQDLLSIANVAEQHEVWDFLSGSSRNYSFGKSTSVMKTLAVNVDDAVDDIVRQFKGVSDGLRRVVGSSPSHATSAPGAEKSMALPWTEEVTNKLYPGYSNIDTSHSLSDDEPHDEDRSSAVNNGWHSDNELNSKGFPPRVVKRIEESSNLDSQRSQHSDKFDRLVLNASKTSVASEIFEDPVGMPPEWTPPNVSVPLLNLVDNIFQLKQRGWLRRQVFWISKQILQLIMEDAIDDWILRQISWLRRDDVIAQGIRWVQDILWPNGTFFVKLERSQGNMDGSHFSQKPTQSTSQMYGDKVTRPGSFELQLEAARRASDVKKMILGGAPTALVSLIGRSQYRRCAKDVYYFIQSTVCVKQLAYSMLELVLVSVFPELRDLILDIHQKACNQPV, encoded by the exons ATGAGGACGATGGAGACGTTAcaagatctgatcgaggaggccaAGGTTCGAACCGTGTGTTGGGCCATCTGCGTCTTTGCGATCACTTACTTCTTGTCGC ATACAAGTAAATCGATGTGGACAAATATTCCTATATCAATTCTCATACTTTCAGTCTTCCGGTTTCTGTCTTATGAGGTGGAGCTCCGCTGGAGGGTGCGTCCTGCCCATAAGCAAACATTTTTATCTCACTTGGAAAAGAAGCAATTATCTCTAGATGATTTTCGTCTTTCTACTGTGCCACCTACTTCAAGGTGGAGGCGGAAAATTGATTCACCCACTGTGGAGGCTGCCATGGAGGAATTCATTAACAAAATCTTGCAGGATTTTGTTGTAGATCTTTGGTATTCGTCTATTACTCCTGACAAGGAGGCTCCGGAACTTATACGTACCATCATACTTGATGCACTTGGTGAAGTATCCAGAAGAGTTAAACAGATCAACCTCCTCGAGTTGTTAACAAG GGAGATGGTTGACTTGATAGGAAACCAATTAGACCTTTACAGAAAATATCAATCAGAGATAGGCACCGATGTTATGGGAACTCTTTCCTTTGAGGAAAGAGATGAAAGGTTAAAATGCCATCTAATAGCTTCCAAGGAACTTCACCCTGCTCTGTTATCTCCGGAGTGTGAACATAAG GTTCTTCAACGTATTGTTGGAGGAGTTCTGGCAATAGTCTTGAGGCCACAAGAAGCTCAATGCCCATTAGTTCGCTGTCTCAGCAGAGAGCTGTTGACCTGCTTGGTTTTGCAACCCGTCATGAACTTGGCCAGTCCTGG TTATATCAATGAGTTGATTGAATATATATTCCTCACCAATAAAGATAACAGAATCGGAGAGGCAGACTCTGATAGATTAACCAATGAAGATATTCTTGCCCATGATAATAATGTTTCTGGAGGAAATACTTGGATTGCTCAACCTGAGTCAAGAGCTACAGCTTCTAACCAATCGGATGTTTTGATAATGGCTAAAAGTGGTGGCGAAAAAGCACTTGCTAGTTCTGAGCATGGTCATCCGAAAACATTACAGGAAAGTTCTGAGCATCATATACAGCCTCATGCAGCGGAGTGGGCAATGATACTGGATGCTGCTACAAAAAGAAGATCTCAAGTCCTTGCCCCTGAAAATCTTGAAAACATGTGGACAAAAGGAAGAAACTACAAAAAGAAGACTGCTACTCTTATGAAGGCAGGAACATCATTGGGGTATCCGAGTACTGTGCCAGGAAACGTAGATAATACTGTTCATACAGGAAACACAGGGAAGGGAATGTTGACCAATATGAATGAAAGTACTATAAGTATAGATGATAAATATATGGTTCACTTAATGCAAGGATCCAATAATAACAACCGATCAAGTGTAGCAACAAACCATGAGCAGCATGTTTCTCAAGATCTGGTTAGTATGCAATCTAAAGAGGGGGGTCATTTTGGTGATGGAAGTGATGACAATGCCAGGAAAATTTTTGAAGGTAACAAAGGTCAGCTAAAGCGATCTAGTAGCACACCTGATATCGAAACAACATTAATGGGCAAAAGTGGTGAAAGTGGGATTACTGGTTTCAGGGAGAACTATAGTCAAAACTTGAGCAAGCATAAGGAAAAGAAAAGCTCTGAATTAGTTTCCAAGAATGAAGGATCTTTCTATGTTCCAAAGATAAGGTGCCGG GTTGTTGGAGCATATTTTGAAAAGCTTGGATCTAAATCTTTTGCAGTTTATTCAATTGCTGTAACTGATGCAGAGAACAAGACCTGGTTTGTGAAAAGAAG ATACCGAAATTTTGAACGGTTGCATCGGCATCTAAAGGATATACCTAATTATACATTACATTTGCCCCCAAAGAGGTTTCTTTCATCCAGTATCGATGATTATTTTGTGCACCAGCGATGCATTCTTCTTGACAAATATTTGCAA GATCTTCTGTCAATTGCCAATGTTGCAGAGCAACATGAAGTATGGGACTTTTTAAGTGGTTCTTCAAGG aattactCTTTTGGAAAATCGACCTCAGTGATGAAAACATTAGCAG TCAATGTGGATGATGCTGTGGATGATATAGTTCGTCAATTTAAAGGGGTTTCTGATGGTCTGCGTCGTGTTGTTGGCTCGTCACCATCTCATGCAACTTCTGCCCCTGGAGCTGAAAAGAGCATGGCATTACCATGGACTGAAGAAGTGACAAATAAGCTCTATCCAGGCTATAGTAATATAGACACTTCCCATAGTTTGTCTGATGATGAACCCCATGATGAAGACCGATCTTCAGCAGTAAATAACGGATGGCACTCTGACAATGAATTAAATTCCAAAGGTTTTCCACCTCGTGTTGTCAAGCGCATTGAAGAATCTTCAAATCTGGATTCTCAGAGAAGCCAACATTCTGATAAATTTGACAGACTTGTATTAAATGCCTCAAAAACTTCAGTAGCATCTGAGATTTTTGAGGATCCGGTTGGAATGCCACCGGAG TGGACACCACCAAATGTTAGTGTGCCACTGTTGAATCTAGTTGATAACATATTCCAACTGAAACAGAGAGGTTGGCTGAG AAGACAGGTCTTTTGGATTTCAAAACAGATTTTGCAGTTAATTATGGAAGATGCAATTGATGATTGGATTCTTAGGCAAATTTCTTGGCTACGGAGGGATGATGTTATTGCACAAGGGATTCGATGGGTTCAAGAT ATTCTGTGGCCTAATGGTACATTCTTTGTAAAGTTGGAGAGAAGTCAAGGGAATATGGATGGCAGTCATTTTAGTCAGAAACCAACTCAAAGTACCAGTCAGATGTATGGTGATAAGGTGACCAGGCCAGGCTCTTTTGAGCTCCAGCTTGAGGCAGCTCGTAGAGCAAGTGATGTTAAGAAAATGATACTTG GTGGAGCTCCAACTGCATTAGTCAGCTTGATTGGGCGTAGTCAATACAGGCGGTGTGCAAAGGATGTTTATTACTTTATCCAG TCTACTGTCTGTGTTAAGCAGCTAGCATATAGCATGTTGGAGCTGGTGCTCGTTTCGGTGTTCCCAGAATTACGTGATCTAATACTTGATATACATCAGAAGGCATGTAATCAGCCAGTGTAA
- the LOC105038321 gene encoding uncharacterized protein isoform X3: MVDLIGNQLDLYRKYQSEIGTDVMGTLSFEERDERLKCHLIASKELHPALLSPECEHKVLQRIVGGVLAIVLRPQEAQCPLVRCLSRELLTCLVLQPVMNLASPGYINELIEYIFLTNKDNRIGEADSDRLTNEDILAHDNNVSGGNTWIAQPESRATASNQSDVLIMAKSGGEKALASSEHGHPKTLQESSEHHIQPHAAEWAMILDAATKRRSQVLAPENLENMWTKGRNYKKKTATLMKAGTSLGYPSTVPGNVDNTVHTGNTGKGMLTNMNESTISIDDKYMVHLMQGSNNNNRSSVATNHEQHVSQDLVSMQSKEGGHFGDGSDDNARKIFEGNKGQLKRSSSTPDIETTLMGKSGESGITGFRENYSQNLSKHKEKKSSELVSKNEGSFYVPKIRCRVVGAYFEKLGSKSFAVYSIAVTDAENKTWFVKRRHAFTKTSLYRNFERLHRHLKDIPNYTLHLPPKRFLSSSIDDYFVHQRCILLDKYLQDLLSIANVAEQHEVWDFLSGSSRNYSFGKSTSVMKTLAVNVDDAVDDIVRQFKGVSDGLRRVVGSSPSHATSAPGAEKSMALPWTEEVTNKLYPGYSNIDTSHSLSDDEPHDEDRSSAVNNGWHSDNELNSKGFPPRVVKRIEESSNLDSQRSQHSDKFDRLVLNASKTSVASEIFEDPVGMPPEWTPPNVSVPLLNLVDNIFQLKQRGWLRRQVFWISKQILQLIMEDAIDDWILRQISWLRRDDVIAQGIRWVQDILWPNGTFFVKLERSQGNMDGSHFSQKPTQSTSQMYGDKVTRPGSFELQLEAARRASDVKKMILGGAPTALVSLIGRSQYRRCAKDVYYFIQSTVCVKQLAYSMLELVLVSVFPELRDLILDIHQKACNQPV; this comes from the exons ATGGTTGACTTGATAGGAAACCAATTAGACCTTTACAGAAAATATCAATCAGAGATAGGCACCGATGTTATGGGAACTCTTTCCTTTGAGGAAAGAGATGAAAGGTTAAAATGCCATCTAATAGCTTCCAAGGAACTTCACCCTGCTCTGTTATCTCCGGAGTGTGAACATAAG GTTCTTCAACGTATTGTTGGAGGAGTTCTGGCAATAGTCTTGAGGCCACAAGAAGCTCAATGCCCATTAGTTCGCTGTCTCAGCAGAGAGCTGTTGACCTGCTTGGTTTTGCAACCCGTCATGAACTTGGCCAGTCCTGG TTATATCAATGAGTTGATTGAATATATATTCCTCACCAATAAAGATAACAGAATCGGAGAGGCAGACTCTGATAGATTAACCAATGAAGATATTCTTGCCCATGATAATAATGTTTCTGGAGGAAATACTTGGATTGCTCAACCTGAGTCAAGAGCTACAGCTTCTAACCAATCGGATGTTTTGATAATGGCTAAAAGTGGTGGCGAAAAAGCACTTGCTAGTTCTGAGCATGGTCATCCGAAAACATTACAGGAAAGTTCTGAGCATCATATACAGCCTCATGCAGCGGAGTGGGCAATGATACTGGATGCTGCTACAAAAAGAAGATCTCAAGTCCTTGCCCCTGAAAATCTTGAAAACATGTGGACAAAAGGAAGAAACTACAAAAAGAAGACTGCTACTCTTATGAAGGCAGGAACATCATTGGGGTATCCGAGTACTGTGCCAGGAAACGTAGATAATACTGTTCATACAGGAAACACAGGGAAGGGAATGTTGACCAATATGAATGAAAGTACTATAAGTATAGATGATAAATATATGGTTCACTTAATGCAAGGATCCAATAATAACAACCGATCAAGTGTAGCAACAAACCATGAGCAGCATGTTTCTCAAGATCTGGTTAGTATGCAATCTAAAGAGGGGGGTCATTTTGGTGATGGAAGTGATGACAATGCCAGGAAAATTTTTGAAGGTAACAAAGGTCAGCTAAAGCGATCTAGTAGCACACCTGATATCGAAACAACATTAATGGGCAAAAGTGGTGAAAGTGGGATTACTGGTTTCAGGGAGAACTATAGTCAAAACTTGAGCAAGCATAAGGAAAAGAAAAGCTCTGAATTAGTTTCCAAGAATGAAGGATCTTTCTATGTTCCAAAGATAAGGTGCCGG GTTGTTGGAGCATATTTTGAAAAGCTTGGATCTAAATCTTTTGCAGTTTATTCAATTGCTGTAACTGATGCAGAGAACAAGACCTGGTTTGTGAAAAGAAGGCATGCTTTTACCAAGACATCCCT ATACCGAAATTTTGAACGGTTGCATCGGCATCTAAAGGATATACCTAATTATACATTACATTTGCCCCCAAAGAGGTTTCTTTCATCCAGTATCGATGATTATTTTGTGCACCAGCGATGCATTCTTCTTGACAAATATTTGCAA GATCTTCTGTCAATTGCCAATGTTGCAGAGCAACATGAAGTATGGGACTTTTTAAGTGGTTCTTCAAGG aattactCTTTTGGAAAATCGACCTCAGTGATGAAAACATTAGCAG TCAATGTGGATGATGCTGTGGATGATATAGTTCGTCAATTTAAAGGGGTTTCTGATGGTCTGCGTCGTGTTGTTGGCTCGTCACCATCTCATGCAACTTCTGCCCCTGGAGCTGAAAAGAGCATGGCATTACCATGGACTGAAGAAGTGACAAATAAGCTCTATCCAGGCTATAGTAATATAGACACTTCCCATAGTTTGTCTGATGATGAACCCCATGATGAAGACCGATCTTCAGCAGTAAATAACGGATGGCACTCTGACAATGAATTAAATTCCAAAGGTTTTCCACCTCGTGTTGTCAAGCGCATTGAAGAATCTTCAAATCTGGATTCTCAGAGAAGCCAACATTCTGATAAATTTGACAGACTTGTATTAAATGCCTCAAAAACTTCAGTAGCATCTGAGATTTTTGAGGATCCGGTTGGAATGCCACCGGAG TGGACACCACCAAATGTTAGTGTGCCACTGTTGAATCTAGTTGATAACATATTCCAACTGAAACAGAGAGGTTGGCTGAG AAGACAGGTCTTTTGGATTTCAAAACAGATTTTGCAGTTAATTATGGAAGATGCAATTGATGATTGGATTCTTAGGCAAATTTCTTGGCTACGGAGGGATGATGTTATTGCACAAGGGATTCGATGGGTTCAAGAT ATTCTGTGGCCTAATGGTACATTCTTTGTAAAGTTGGAGAGAAGTCAAGGGAATATGGATGGCAGTCATTTTAGTCAGAAACCAACTCAAAGTACCAGTCAGATGTATGGTGATAAGGTGACCAGGCCAGGCTCTTTTGAGCTCCAGCTTGAGGCAGCTCGTAGAGCAAGTGATGTTAAGAAAATGATACTTG GTGGAGCTCCAACTGCATTAGTCAGCTTGATTGGGCGTAGTCAATACAGGCGGTGTGCAAAGGATGTTTATTACTTTATCCAG TCTACTGTCTGTGTTAAGCAGCTAGCATATAGCATGTTGGAGCTGGTGCTCGTTTCGGTGTTCCCAGAATTACGTGATCTAATACTTGATATACATCAGAAGGCATGTAATCAGCCAGTGTAA